In one Solanum dulcamara chromosome 1, daSolDulc1.2, whole genome shotgun sequence genomic region, the following are encoded:
- the LOC129870909 gene encoding phosphoinositide phosphatase SAC2-like isoform X3: MEIDSKYRRVINLQPKGSGFYLQKFRLYETCSNFYMIGYDKTKTFWKVLKIDRLESSELIIHEDPTIYSGSECLDLRKRIHEGNKSTGGLKFVSRCYGIIGFIKFLGPYYLLVITERRKIGKICGHAVYAITKTEMFPVPNSTVLSNMAYSKDENRYKKLLSKMDLTKDYFFSYSYHIMLSFQKNLSNSQTELAVYETMFVWNEFLTREIHNQLQNTLWTVALVYGFFKQATLTISAQDFILTLIARRSRHYAGTRYLKRGVNEKGHVANDVETEQIVFEDVPEGSPFGVTAVVQNRGSIPLFWSQETSRLNVKPDIILSRKDFKFEATKLHFEDLVQRYGNPIIILNLIKTHEKRPREMILRAEFANAIEFINKDLPEDNRLRFLHWDINKHPRIKATTALIRLGDVAANALELTGFLNCQLIPTSRTEELLKLSPVSCGSRRDHVKKDLYEVDAEIDNECEELRGAYYVKVSSVQKGVLRTNCVDCLDRTNVGQYAYGLVALSHQLHALGFVDVDNINIDSHSSIAQDLMQIYENMGDTLALQYGGSAAHNKIFSEMRGQWKATTRSQEIIRSLQRYYSNAYMDPEKQDAINVFLGHFQPQEGAPSLWELNPDQHYDVRKHGSSVTAERSRSYFKRSLSEGNISCGSSSQGKDTDIDQTEDTYQPLTEHGKGCKGISESSPEISTCDSDIPFTRYNPSISSRQLFHDMQLDQCLGSSSFQFHEGALFDSSNFLDVDWLSSSGNSCEEETYDRSSIIGSPSRGLSSDSVTNELKEETHISAPDSGASLKTTGDIRVDAKESKEIPRQFSEKFVRWVNDGDLLFP; encoded by the exons ATGGAAATAGACAGCAAGTACCGGCGTGTAATCAATTTACAGCCGAAAGGAAGCGGTTTTTATCTGCAGAAGTTTCGTCTCTACGAGACTTGCTCG AACTTCTACATGATTGGATATGACAAGACCAAGACATTTTGGAAAGTATTAAAGATTGACAGATTAGAATCTTCAGAGCTAATCATTCATGAAGATCCTACCATATATTCGGGATCCGAATGCTTAGACCTCCGAAAAAGAATACATGAAGGAAACAAGTCTACTGGAGGGCTTAAATTCGTTTCTCGCTGCTATGGAATTATCG GTTTTATAAAGTTTTTGGGACCTTATTACTTATTGGTTATCACGGAAAGAAGAAAGATCGGAAAGATATGTGGTCATGCTGTTTACGCTATCACTAAGACTGAGATGTTTCCAGTTCCCAATTCTACAGTGCTTTCCAATATGGCTTATTCTAAGGATGAGAACAG ATACAAAAAGCTGCTGAGCAAGATGGATCTCACCAAGGACTACTTTTTCAGCTACTCCTATCATATAATGCTTAGTTTTCAAAAGAATCTGAGCAACTCACAGACAGAACTCGCCGTTTATGAGACAATGTTTGTATGGAATGAATTCTTAACTCGAGAAATTCACAATCAACTCCAAAATACTCTATGGACTGTTGCATTAGTCTATGGGTTCTTTAAACAG GCAACACTTACCATTTCTGCACAAGACTTCATCTTAACCCTAATTGCTAGACGTTCTCGTCATTATGCTGGTACCAG ATATTTAAAAAGAGGAGTAAATGAGAAGGGTCATGTAGCAAATGATGTTGAGACAGAACAAATTGTCTTTGAAGATGTACCTGAAGGGTCCCCTTTTGGAGTAACCGCTGTTGTACAGAACCGTGGTTCAATACCTCTTTTTTGGTCTCAAGAAACTTCACGCTTGAATGTGAAACCTGACATCATAT TGTCTAGGAAGGACTTTAAGTTTGAAGCCACCAAACTTCACTTTGAAGATCTTGTTCAAAGATATGGAAATCCAATTATTATATTAAACTTGATTAAG ACTCATGAGAAGAGACCCAGAGAAATGATTCTTCGTGCAGAATTCGCTAATGCTATTGAGTTCATAAATAAAGATCTTCCTGAGGACAACCGCTTGAGATTTCTTCACTGGGATATAAACAAACACCCGAGAAT CAAAGCTACAACGGCCTTGATACGTCTAGGTGATGTGGCTGCTAATGCTTTGGAGTTAACTGGCTTTTTAAACTGTCAGCTTATCCCTACTTCAAGAACTGAGGAGTTGCTAAAATTGTCACCCGTCAG TTGTGGCAGTAGAAGAGATCATGTTAAAAAGGACCTTTATGAAGTGGATGCTGAAATAGATAATGAGTGTGAAGAACTGCGTGGAGCTTACTATGTCAAAGTTTCATCGGTCCAAAAGGGAGTCTTAAGAACGAATTGTGTAGACTGTTTGGATCGCACAAATGTTGGCCAGTATGCGTATGGGCTGGTTGCTCTGTCCCATCAGCTGCATGCCTTAGGCTTTGTAGATGTGGACAACATCAACATTGATTCACATTCTTCTATAGCACAAGACTTAATGCAGATCTATGAAAACATGGGAGACACTCTTGCACTACAATATGGTGGCTCTGCTGCACATAATAAG ATATTTTCAGAAATGCGAGGCCAATGGAAAGCAACAACAAGGTCTCAAGAGATCATTCGATCGCTTCAACGCTACTACAGTAATGCGTACATGGACCCTGAGAAACAAGATGCCATTAATGT GTTCTTGGGCCATTTCCAGCCACAAGAAGGTGCGCCGTCTCTGTGGGAATTGAATCCAGACCAGCACTATGATGTTAGGAAGCATGGATCAAGTGTAACTGCAGAAAGATCTAG GTCATATTTTAAAAGGTCGCTATCAGAAGGAAACATAAGTTGCGGAAGCAGTTCTCAAGGTAAAGACACTGACATAGATCAGACTGAAGACACTTACCAGCCTTTGACTGAACATGGCAAAGGTTGTAAGGGTATTTCGGAGTCTTCACCAGAAATCTCTACCTGTGACAGTGATATTCCGTTTACCAG GTACAACCCCTCAATATCAAGCAGACAGCTTTTCCATGATATGCAGTTAGATCAGTGTCTCGGAAGTAGTAGCTTTCAATTTCATGAAGGTGCTTTGTTCGATTCCTCAAATTTTCTAGATGTTGATTGGCTCTCTTCATCGGGAAATTCATGTGAAGAAGAAACATATGACAG ATCTTCAATCATA